CTGGACGCAGACGGAATGAAAGCACTCGGTGCAGCACTCGCAATCACAGTAACTGGGCTTGCATCTGCATGGGCTGAAAAAGAAATTGGTACCGCAGCAATCGGCGCTATGGCAGAAAACGAAGGGTTATTCGGTAAGGGTCTTATCCTTACTGTCATTCCTGAAACCATCGTTATCTTCGGTCTTGTCGTTGCATTGCTTATCAATTCTGCTTAAATTTAAG
The genomic region above belongs to Methanosarcina horonobensis HB-1 = JCM 15518 and contains:
- a CDS encoding ATP synthase, which produces MVGEELVGGPFLDADGMKALGAALAITVTGLASAWAEKEIGTAAIGAMAENEGLFGKGLILTVIPETIVIFGLVVALLINSA